The following proteins come from a genomic window of Parambassis ranga chromosome 4, fParRan2.1, whole genome shotgun sequence:
- the fnbp1l gene encoding formin-binding protein 1-like isoform X2, whose amino-acid sequence MSWGTELWDQFENLDKHTQWGIDFVERYAKFVKERLEIEQNYAKQLRNLVKKYCPKRSKDEEPRFTSCLSFYSILNELNDYAGQREVVAEEMAHKVYGELMRYSQDLKTERKHHLQEGRKAQQHLDQCWKQMDNSKKKFERECREAEKSQITYERLDNDFNATKSEVEKAKNQLYVRTHMVDESKNEYASQLQNFNTEQWNHFNKAIPHIFKNLQDMDERRTVKLGETYRSFAEAERRVVPIISKCLEGMVSAAKAVDERRDSTIVVESFKSGFDPPVDFPFEDYSQNLSRTGSDGTISNTPKVDRDVSSGPRSDPKHTMSRTKNKLWLFGKKPKAPSLEDFSHLPPEQRRKRLQQRIDELNRELQKEQEQRDALNKMKDVYEKNPQMGDPSSLQPKISETICNMEKLRSEIHKNETWLSEVEGKQSSRGDRRHSADNHHHTPQGRESPEGSYTDDTSQEHHTPHHRSAPTHPNPDPHEFDDEFDDDDPLPVIGHCKALYSFDGQNEGTLVMAEDEVLYIIEEDKGDGWTRARKQSGEEGYVPTSYVEITMERNSKGS is encoded by the exons gACCAGTTTGAAAATCTGGACAAACACACCCAGTGGGGGATTGACTTTGTTGAGCGCTACGCAAAGTTTGTCAAGGAGCGGCTGGAGATAGAACAAAACTATGCCAAGCAACTACg GAACTTGGTGAAGAAATACTGTCCAAAACGCTCTAAAGATGAAGAGCCGAG GTTCACATCATGTCTGTCATTCTACTCCAtactgaatgaactgaatgactATGCTGGACAGAGGGAGGTGGTGGCAGAAGAGATGGCTCACAAGGTCTATGGAGAGCTGATGAGGTACAGCCAAGACCTCAAAACTGAGAGGAAACAC CATCTACAGGAGGGCAGGAAGGCCCAGCAGCATTTGGATCAATGCTGGAAACAGATGGACAAT AGTAAAAAGAAGTTTGAGAGAGAGTGCAGAGAAGCGGAGAAATCCCAGATCACCTACGAGCGGTTAGATAACGACTTCAACGCCACCAAATCAGAGGTGGAAAAG GCCAAAAACCAGTTGTACGTGCGCACGCACATGGTGGACGAGAGTAAAAACGAATATGCTTCTCAGCTACAGAACTTCAACACAGAGCAGTGGAACCATTTTAATAAAGCCATACCGCACATCTTCAAG AATCTGCAGGACATGGACGAGCGGCGGACGGTGAAACTCGGAGAGACGTATCGGAGCTTCGCTGAGGCAGAGCGGCGAGTCGTTCCCATCATCTCAAAATGTCTAGAAGGAATGGTTTCTGCTGCCAAAGCTGTTGACGAGAGACGG GATTCCACCATTGTTGTGGAGTCGTTTAAGTCTGGCTTTGACCCTCCAGTTGACTTCCCCTTTGAGGACTACAGTCAGAATTTAAGCCGAACGGGTTCAGACGGGACCATCAGCAACACGCCCAAAGTAGACAGAGACGTGAGCTCGGGACCACGATCAGACCCAAAACACACAATGAGCCGAACCAAGAACAAGCTCTGGCTGTTTGGGAAGAAACCAAAG GCGCCATCTCTGGAGGATTTCAGCCACTTACCTCCCGAGCAAAGGAGGAAGAGACTGCAGCAGAGGATCGACGAGCTCAACAGAGAGCTCCAAAAAGAGCAAGAACAAAG ggATGCGCTGAACAAGATGAAGGATGTGTACGAGAAGAATCCTCAAATGGGAGACCCCAGCAGTCTGCAGCCCAAAATATCAGAGACCATTTGTAACATGGAGAAGCTGCGATCTGAAATCCACAAAAACGAG ACCTGGTTGTCAGAGGTGGAGGGAAAACAAAGCTccagaggagacagaagacaCAGCGCCGACAACCACCATCACACTCCTCAAGGCAGAGAAAG CCCTGAGGGCAGTTACACAGATGACACGAGTCAGGAGCATCACACCCCTCACCACCGCTCCGCTCCCACACATCCAAACCCAGACCCTCATGAGTTCGACGATGAGTTTGATGATGACGATCCGCTCCCTGTCATCGGACACTGCAAAGCGCTGTACTCCTTTGATG GTCAGAACGAGGGGACACTGGTGATGGCTGAAGACGAG GTGTTGTACATCATCGAGGAAGACAAAGGCGACGGTTGGACGCGGGCGAGGAAGCAGAGCGGGGAGGAGGGCTACGTCCCCACCTCCTATGTGGAAATCACCATGGAGAGAAATAGCAAAG GTTCCTGA
- the fnbp1l gene encoding formin-binding protein 1-like isoform X1, which produces MSWGTELWDQFENLDKHTQWGIDFVERYAKFVKERLEIEQNYAKQLRNLVKKYCPKRSKDEEPRFTSCLSFYSILNELNDYAGQREVVAEEMAHKVYGELMRYSQDLKTERKHHLQEGRKAQQHLDQCWKQMDNSKKKFERECREAEKSQITYERLDNDFNATKSEVEKAKNQLYVRTHMVDESKNEYASQLQNFNTEQWNHFNKAIPHIFKNLQDMDERRTVKLGETYRSFAEAERRVVPIISKCLEGMVSAAKAVDERRDSTIVVESFKSGFDPPVDFPFEDYSQNLSRTGSDGTISNTPKVDRDVSSGPRSDPKHTMSRTKNKLWLFGKKPKAPSLEDFSHLPPEQRRKRLQQRIDELNRELQKEQEQRDALNKMKDVYEKNPQMGDPSSLQPKISETICNMEKLRSEIHKNETWLSEVEGKQSSRGDRRHSADNHHHTPQGRESPEGSYTDDTSQEHHTPHHRSAPTHPNPDPHEFDDEFDDDDPLPVIGHCKALYSFDGQNEGTLVMAEDEVLYIIEEDKGDGWTRARKQSGEEGYVPTSYVEITMERNSKGAVTYI; this is translated from the exons gACCAGTTTGAAAATCTGGACAAACACACCCAGTGGGGGATTGACTTTGTTGAGCGCTACGCAAAGTTTGTCAAGGAGCGGCTGGAGATAGAACAAAACTATGCCAAGCAACTACg GAACTTGGTGAAGAAATACTGTCCAAAACGCTCTAAAGATGAAGAGCCGAG GTTCACATCATGTCTGTCATTCTACTCCAtactgaatgaactgaatgactATGCTGGACAGAGGGAGGTGGTGGCAGAAGAGATGGCTCACAAGGTCTATGGAGAGCTGATGAGGTACAGCCAAGACCTCAAAACTGAGAGGAAACAC CATCTACAGGAGGGCAGGAAGGCCCAGCAGCATTTGGATCAATGCTGGAAACAGATGGACAAT AGTAAAAAGAAGTTTGAGAGAGAGTGCAGAGAAGCGGAGAAATCCCAGATCACCTACGAGCGGTTAGATAACGACTTCAACGCCACCAAATCAGAGGTGGAAAAG GCCAAAAACCAGTTGTACGTGCGCACGCACATGGTGGACGAGAGTAAAAACGAATATGCTTCTCAGCTACAGAACTTCAACACAGAGCAGTGGAACCATTTTAATAAAGCCATACCGCACATCTTCAAG AATCTGCAGGACATGGACGAGCGGCGGACGGTGAAACTCGGAGAGACGTATCGGAGCTTCGCTGAGGCAGAGCGGCGAGTCGTTCCCATCATCTCAAAATGTCTAGAAGGAATGGTTTCTGCTGCCAAAGCTGTTGACGAGAGACGG GATTCCACCATTGTTGTGGAGTCGTTTAAGTCTGGCTTTGACCCTCCAGTTGACTTCCCCTTTGAGGACTACAGTCAGAATTTAAGCCGAACGGGTTCAGACGGGACCATCAGCAACACGCCCAAAGTAGACAGAGACGTGAGCTCGGGACCACGATCAGACCCAAAACACACAATGAGCCGAACCAAGAACAAGCTCTGGCTGTTTGGGAAGAAACCAAAG GCGCCATCTCTGGAGGATTTCAGCCACTTACCTCCCGAGCAAAGGAGGAAGAGACTGCAGCAGAGGATCGACGAGCTCAACAGAGAGCTCCAAAAAGAGCAAGAACAAAG ggATGCGCTGAACAAGATGAAGGATGTGTACGAGAAGAATCCTCAAATGGGAGACCCCAGCAGTCTGCAGCCCAAAATATCAGAGACCATTTGTAACATGGAGAAGCTGCGATCTGAAATCCACAAAAACGAG ACCTGGTTGTCAGAGGTGGAGGGAAAACAAAGCTccagaggagacagaagacaCAGCGCCGACAACCACCATCACACTCCTCAAGGCAGAGAAAG CCCTGAGGGCAGTTACACAGATGACACGAGTCAGGAGCATCACACCCCTCACCACCGCTCCGCTCCCACACATCCAAACCCAGACCCTCATGAGTTCGACGATGAGTTTGATGATGACGATCCGCTCCCTGTCATCGGACACTGCAAAGCGCTGTACTCCTTTGATG GTCAGAACGAGGGGACACTGGTGATGGCTGAAGACGAG GTGTTGTACATCATCGAGGAAGACAAAGGCGACGGTTGGACGCGGGCGAGGAAGCAGAGCGGGGAGGAGGGCTACGTCCCCACCTCCTATGTGGAAATCACCATGGAGAGAAATAGCAAAGGTGCCGTCACCTACATCTGA